The sequence below is a genomic window from Cataglyphis hispanica isolate Lineage 1 chromosome 13, ULB_Chis1_1.0, whole genome shotgun sequence.
TTATTGAATTGGGTTATATTCAGTTAGCTGACGAACTTTTACCcaatttttacacacatgaAAATCCAGAAATTTCTGGGGATCTCTTTTTGGATTTGGCAGAAGCATTAATGGACAAGAAAGAATTTCAGcgtgcattaattttattggatCCACTAGTTGAAAGTTCGAATTTTAGTTTGGCTGCAGTTTGGCTAAGACATGCAGAATGTTGGGTTGGTTGCAATGACATAGATAAAGCCATAAAATCTTATGAAATTGTGCGAAAATTGTCACCGCAGCATTTAGGCGCAAGAGTAGCTCTAGCTAAACTTTACAAGGAAGCAGAACAGTATGATAAAGCAATAGAAGTTCTCTATCAAGATCCTGAATCTGATACATTAGATCCAGATGTTATTTATCAAAGAACATTACTGCTTTATAAAGTTGGGAGatatgaagaatattttacatcagGGATGTTACTTCTTTCAAGgcattgtattaatataagaagaagaattgaattaaatgCACTTGCACGCCCAACGGGTGTTCGGCAACGTCTTGAGAGCTTAAAACTTCGTCGCTTAGCATCTGGGGAAACATTAGAAGATGAAAACGCGCCAATATTTGCTGATAATACAAAaccgaatgaaaaaaatgaatttctaCTTTTCCTACAAATGTGTAAGCtagcatataaattaaaaaagtttggtTTTCTTCAAAGAATATGTTTTACTGCTTTGACAacaaagagatttaaaaagagGAACTCCCATCtaattttcttatgtttaatttctTGTATACATAATGAAGATTCGTTTTATGGATATAATATCGTGCGAGACATCGTACGTGTCTGTCAAAGAACCAATTCgtggaatttattaaatataattattcagagAGCCCAAGATTTGAGGCATAACAGATTCATAATGCGATTACTTGGAAGAGAAGATGTATTTTCGTATTTGCATATCATGCATGCGAATAATTGTCTTGTCTCAGGAACATacaaatatgcattaaatggttatatttctctctttaaagtAACACCTAGTGCATTGTTAGCATTGTTAATAGGTGTTACACAATTACAAATGGCATGTCAAAAAATGTCAGCTAAGAAAAGTCAACTTGTAATTCAaggtaaaaaattacacatgtGCACGcatgtatatcaaatatagaaaaatagattaccaaaattatttaaaattatatacacagaATCTATCAAAATATTCCAATTAATGTGATAGaaacattgattttaaaaataatgtttagaatatacattaatattacatataatataatattataatataatataatatgatatatattatattatatatattttttgaaagaaattttcttttttatttagcattagcctttttcaaaaaatatatgcaactaCGTGGTAAAGATGGTAAACAGGAAACCTATTACAACATGGCGCGAGCATTTCATCAAATTGGTTTATTTCCATCTGCGATTCACTTTTATAAGTTGGTCCTGGAAGAAGATCCGGGAGATTTAGTCAAACAGAACGCAAATCTTTTggacttaaaaaaagaagcagcTTTCAATTTACATCTTATCTATCTGCAATCTGAAAACCATCTTCTTGCTAGAAtgtatcttgaaaattatatcacaatttgaataaaaaatgtaaaaatttgtcgtccaaatgtaatagaatttgtactttcttaatataatatgtacctatttatatagtatgtatatgctcttattataattaaaatatatgctctTGTTATAATTCTACCTATTACTAAtacaattaacattataaaaaatctgacacatttatgattaaaatttaataatatactgtATGATATGAAAAGAACACACTTAAAATCttccatctttttttaatttacaatatttttcaatatatatttttgttattgctACATGTGATCATaacgtaacaaaataattttttatcatgcaatcttgaaatatatatggtcTATCAAAGTCCAGctgatttaaagatttttctttaggATAATGGCTGCTAATTTAGATgctaaaattgaatttaaggAATTGTGtgatattttggaaaatgttATCAAggcgaaagaaataaaaaagaaagcgcaaattttgcaaatatttatcgacAGTTGTCGAAATATTAGCAACAAACTGAAAACTGAATATCCCGAATCGGTATGTAATTAAGccgttatataatatgttataaagaGAAGACAATATAAGTGTGATAtaggaatttatttatatgaatttataagaaatttaaattattataaataaattctaatgaaaatattttaattgcgtcGAGAAATACTGTTAAAACttgtattgataatttttgacGATTCAATATAACTATATAGATGTACatgagaatatttcttttcaagattatactgtaaatattttcaaaataatttgatagaattataatgatttattttaattttgtttctctgTAGGATGTTTCACTGTATCCAATATTAAGATTGATATTACCTGATCTTGATCGAGAGCGTGGACCACATAATCTGAAAGCTGCTTCATTGGCAAAACTTTACGCTGACATACatggttttataaaaaacagtgacaattataaaaaattagcaaattaCCGGTCAGTATGACTCTGTGTCAGatgatcaattaaataaattgcgcgTTGCTAAATATGTCGGAAGTAACGCTCGAATTtagagtaaaatatattacgtgaACAAGTATTAGTAacatatacacgcatatatatatatatatatatatatatatatatatatatatgtaaaaaaattttaatcttttttttaattttgttaacaatATAAAGATGTTATATTTTAGAGAACCTACAAGCAAATTCGTAGGAAATGATTTTGCTGACCGAGCTTATTgggttttaaataaaagatttctcaAAACAAGTACTGGCTTCACAATTGCAcgaatgaatttatttctcgatGATATATCGAAGAAAGAAGCAACAATGCAAGACAAAATTGAAACGTTTAGAGTACTTTTTCGACAAATCACGGGTTTCGAAATGAAATGGGTAACACGAATTATAGTTAAGGATCTACGACTTGGCataggaagaaaaaagatattggaCAGTTCGTAATTTCTTTTGTCAGTAACACAAAATATGTCGCAATAAAGATTAATCGATTTGTTCTTTTCAAGTTTATCATGAGGATGCGAATGAAAAGTTTCTCGTGACGAATGATTTGCGTGAGATTTGTAACCAGTTGCATGATCCTAAgacgaaaataaaatgcggcatacaaatattttcgcaTTTCAAACCGATGCTCCTAGAGAGATGTGACATCGAGAATATCGAAAAGCTATTTCGGGATAATGACTTGTACTATGTACAAACTAAATACGATGGTGAGAGGTCGCAACTTCATATGAAAGAtggaaaattcaaatattttacgcgTAGAGGATacgatattacaaaaaaatctgGATACGGAGAAACCGAATCTTCGGGTATGACAAatcaaatgttaaaaataagttgAACATGAGCTTTTCATGTAATTTCCTTGAATCGCTTTATCAGACAGAACGTacgaacaataaaaatattttatatgtataatatacatatgtaaaatttatttctctaaaaataataatttttgatattcgcGTATAGGTTTCTTGACCAGTGTGTTTAAGCGACGTTTAAATCCGAATTgtcattcttttatattggACGGAGAATTAATGGGTTGGCATAAAGAAAGGAATATTTGGCACGAAAGGTATGAATTTCGATGTCAAGAATTTGTCGGTGAACAGTCGCCATCAACCGTGTTTCATTGcattcgatattattttgcataatgacACTTTACTTGTTGATATACCTTATAAAGATCGACTAAAACTGCTCAATGATATATTCACCGAAGAAGAAggttctttatatatatgtcgatCTTCTTTAATTTCGAATAGGTAGGATATCATTTTACATCACACGTAAGTgtaatgtttgaaaattatatttataaattaagtagttttatttcttaattaaaatctttccgtagctataaagttatttttttccaagaaaaCGTATCTTTATATGAActaagttaatataataaatagcttttagttttttattttacttttttcaacaaagaaaaagagataaaaattaaataattattatatattttcctgtGCAAGGGAGGAATTGATAAAAGCATTCAACGAATGCCTCCGTAATAACGAAGAAGGACTTGTTATAAAGAAACacgatatgaaatataaaccGAATGTTCGAGATGGAGGCGGTTGTTATAAGATTAAAGCAGAGGTAAAACATATCAGTTTTAAtcattacacaaatattttagaagaaatttaatatttttaaagagttgtatgtttagaaattaaaacattgaaaatttttgtggTACATGTAACGTCTTTTTATCTAATTCTTCTCATGAAGAAAGAATCAagtgcaattttataatcgatgtataatatacataaagagataaaatttaaaagtaaaacattACTTCTTTTTACAGTATTCTGATAATTTGGTACAAGATATAGACCTGATTATACTTGGCGGTTACTACGGAGAGGGCAAATATACCGGAATAATTAAAAGCTTTGTGATAGGCGTTGCTGCTCCAACAAATAATAGAGAAGAATACCCATC
It includes:
- the LOC126854141 gene encoding general transcription factor 3C polypeptide 3; this encodes MDRIVQKTEQKTSKANVRQRKKRRILPPVLQGLMGEANLRFAKGEVDLATKICMEIIRQVPSAPEPFQTLAMIYENDQPEKSLQFSLIAAHLSPKDADQWIRLANMSLDSNDIKQAITCYSKAIQASPKDINLYEIRAQLQEQNGDKKAYLRGYTRLIHQLESDDGEYILKYAKILAKHHMQENNNEQALEAMETIFVKCPNLITLEEVNIMTELLIVLKQFNKCLDILVKYTDIKIRYKENKETEQEKIINSVKTEEEEKLNNLKRKATSPAKNQNIDEIESCDIPDNVVVDLKAKVLITLIELGYIQLADELLPNFYTHENPEISGDLFLDLAEALMDKKEFQRALILLDPLVESSNFSLAAVWLRHAECWVGCNDIDKAIKSYEIVRKLSPQHLGARVALAKLYKEAEQYDKAIEVLYQDPESDTLDPDVIYQRTLLLYKVGRYEEYFTSGMLLLSRHCINIRRRIELNALARPTGVRQRLESLKLRRLASGETLEDENAPIFADNTKPNEKNEFLLFLQMCKLAYKLKKFGFLQRICFTALTTKRFKKRNSHLIFLCLISCIHNEDSFYGYNIVRDIVRVCQRTNSWNLLNIIIQRAQDLRHNRFIMRLLGREDVFSYLHIMHANNCLVSGTYKYALNGYISLFKVTPSALLALLIGVTQLQMACQKMSAKKSQLVIQALAFFKKYMQLRGKDGKQETYYNMARAFHQIGLFPSAIHFYKLVLEEDPGDLVKQNANLLDLKKEAAFNLHLIYLQSENHLLARMYLENYITI
- the LOC126854136 gene encoding LOW QUALITY PROTEIN: DNA ligase 4 (The sequence of the model RefSeq protein was modified relative to this genomic sequence to represent the inferred CDS: inserted 2 bases in 1 codon), with translation MAANLDAKIEFKELCDILENVIKAKEIKKKAQILQIFIDSCRNISNKLKTEYPESDVSLYPILRLILPDLDRERGPHNLKAASLAKLYADIHGFIKNSDNYKKLANYREPTSKFVGNDFADRAYWVLNKRFLKTSTGFTIARMNLFLDDISKKEATMQDKIETFRVLFRQITGFEMKWVTRIIVKDLRLGIGRKKILDIYHEDANEKFLVTNDLREICNQLHDPKTKIKCGIQIFSHFKPMLLERCDIENIEKLFRDNDLYYVQTKYDGERSQLHMKDGKFKYFTRRGYDITKKSGYGETESSGFLTSVFKRRLNPNCHSFILDGELMGWHKXKGIFGTKGMNFDVKNLSVNSRHQPCFIAFDIILHNDTLLVDIPYKDRLKLLNDIFTEEEGSLYICRSSLISNREELIKAFNECLRNNEEGLVIKKHDMKYKPNVRDGGGCYKIKAEYSDNLVQDIDLIILGGYYGEGKYTGIIKSFVIGVAAPTNNREEYPSRFFAIASVSSGIGDQMLRTLQTKFEPHWIKECPVNIKSFKGKQPDVWIRPEYSIILTIRATEMIRSSESPIGYSLRFPRVVNIRMDKPWYNPCTSSELLSLVKNKEMIQKLTKREATLHDVDEAPVPKLPKTISRNKPIESNVYKERITPLTRLLDEKEICVINGTDELAKEEIEKILQQHSARIVQNPMNTTFCVIVGNDRTIRGKEMVNSGKYDVVTLDWFKRVTNQSDCVISLGDFLPWELLCSRDITKRRLAENYDEYYDNFIVDADEETLRRSFDKIGKPLTNQFSVEQEKEMDKKLFNGNVSPYSLFRDIIGFFENQSCCAKFKFRFMSGTIKDGIDNSVTHVFVEDNETDNTMGNLKHDLGSAKIVKCKWIEECFRNGQICDITNYLIN